A window of the Streptomyces sp. NBC_00250 genome harbors these coding sequences:
- a CDS encoding Rieske (2Fe-2S) protein: MSGQSSRRTVLKGAALAGAAGLGVAACSTESKLGHAGVPTPTAPVALGAPDEIPVGGAKLYREQKVVVSCPAKGQYKAFSAQCTHAGCVLDKIENNEGNCPCHGSRFDVTTGKALKGPATVPLPEVPVRVENGRLIAGPEAAPKA, encoded by the coding sequence ATGTCCGGCCAGTCCAGCCGCCGCACCGTACTGAAGGGCGCCGCTCTCGCCGGTGCCGCCGGGCTGGGAGTCGCCGCCTGCTCCACCGAATCCAAGCTCGGCCACGCCGGCGTCCCGACCCCGACCGCACCGGTCGCGCTCGGAGCCCCGGACGAGATCCCGGTCGGCGGTGCCAAGCTCTACCGCGAGCAGAAGGTCGTGGTGAGCTGCCCGGCCAAGGGCCAGTACAAGGCGTTCAGCGCCCAGTGCACCCACGCCGGCTGCGTCCTCGACAAGATCGAGAACAACGAGGGCAACTGCCCCTGCCACGGCAGCCGCTTCGACGTGACCACCGGCAAGGCGCTCAAGGGCCCGGCCACCGTCCCGCTCCCCGAGGTCCCGGTCCGCGTGGAGAACGGCAGGCTGATCGCCGGACCCGAGGCCGCACCCAAGGCCTGA
- a CDS encoding SDR family NAD(P)-dependent oxidoreductase, translating to MLPTLLAGTDTPASRARWRCMANQVTGRLADRVCVITGAASGIGRATAERFLREGAHVVAADLDEERLATLKGVVPVVGDVSREEDARRMIATAVDRFGRLDVLVANAGVIPLLSVTEAEGSDFDRVMAVDGRGMFLTCKYAIEAMLVSGGGAIVCTSSISGVAGQARQAVYGPAKFVATGLTKHLAVEWAEHGIRVNAVAPGTIKTERVAAARVEPGGPEYLAEVARGHPMGRFGTPEEVASAIVFLASDEASFVTGAILPVDGGYLAR from the coding sequence ATGCTCCCCACCCTACTGGCGGGCACCGACACTCCGGCCTCGCGCGCTCGTTGGCGATGCATGGCGAATCAGGTGACGGGACGGCTGGCGGACCGGGTGTGCGTGATCACGGGCGCGGCGAGCGGAATCGGGCGGGCGACGGCGGAGCGGTTCCTCCGGGAGGGGGCGCACGTGGTCGCCGCCGACCTCGACGAGGAGCGTCTGGCGACGCTGAAGGGGGTGGTCCCGGTCGTCGGCGACGTGTCGCGCGAGGAGGACGCCCGGCGGATGATCGCCACGGCGGTGGACCGCTTCGGCCGGCTGGACGTCCTGGTGGCGAACGCGGGAGTGATCCCGCTGCTCTCCGTCACGGAGGCGGAGGGCTCGGATTTCGACCGGGTGATGGCGGTGGACGGCCGGGGAATGTTCCTGACCTGCAAGTACGCGATCGAGGCGATGCTCGTCTCCGGCGGTGGGGCCATCGTGTGCACGTCGTCGATCTCGGGCGTCGCGGGCCAGGCCCGGCAGGCGGTCTACGGCCCGGCGAAGTTCGTGGCCACCGGTCTGACCAAGCACCTGGCGGTGGAGTGGGCGGAGCACGGGATCCGGGTGAACGCGGTGGCTCCGGGCACGATCAAGACGGAACGCGTGGCCGCCGCGCGCGTGGAGCCCGGCGGCCCCGAGTACCTCGCCGAGGTCGCCCGGGGCCATCCGATGGGCCGCTTCGGTACGCCGGAGGAGGTGGCGTCGGCGATCGTCTTCCTGGCGTCGGACGAGGCGTCGTTCGTCACGGGAGCGATCCTGCCGGTGGACGGCGGCTACCTGGCCCGCTGA
- the uvrC gene encoding excinuclease ABC subunit UvrC has protein sequence MADPSSYRPKPGQIPDSPGVYKFRDEHRRVIYVGKAKSLRQRLANYFQPLTSLHPRTATMVTSAASVEWTVVSTEVEALQLEYSWIKEYDPRFNVKYRDDKSYPYLAVTMNEEFPRVQVLRGHKKKGVRYFGPYAHAWAIRETVDLMLRVFPVRTCSAGVFRNAASAGRPCLLGYIGKCSAPCVGRVTPQEHRELAEEFSDFMAGRTGTYIRRLEKQMMLAAEDMEYERAGRLRDDIEALRRAMEKSAVVLADATDADLIALAEDELEAAVQIFHVRGGRVRGQRGWVTDKVEAVDTAGLVEHALQQLYGEETGDSVPKEVLVPALPEDAEAVTAWLSGRRGSNVSLRIPQRGDKKDLMETVARNAQQALVLHKTKRASDLTTRSRALEEIAEALDLDSAPLRIECFDISHLQGEDVVASMVVFEDGLPRKSEYRRFQIKGFEGQDDVRSMHEVIGRRFKRYLAEKEKTGEWDPEGVVEDPEESGRPKRFAYPPQLVVVDGGQPQVAAARRALDELGISDIAVCGLAKRLEEVWLPGDDDPVVLPRSSEGLYLLQRVRDTAHDFAIRYQRSKRAKRIRTSPLDAVPGLGDTRKQALIKHFGSVKRLRQATIEQICEVPGMGRKTAEAVVVALAQAAPAAPAVNTATGEIMEDDGGGTA, from the coding sequence ATGGCAGACCCCTCCAGCTACCGCCCCAAGCCGGGTCAGATCCCCGACTCCCCGGGGGTCTACAAGTTCCGCGACGAGCACCGCCGGGTGATCTACGTGGGGAAGGCGAAGTCCCTCCGCCAGCGGCTGGCCAACTACTTCCAGCCGCTCACGAGCCTGCACCCGCGCACGGCCACCATGGTGACCAGCGCGGCGTCCGTGGAGTGGACCGTCGTGTCGACCGAGGTCGAGGCGCTTCAGCTGGAGTACTCCTGGATCAAGGAGTACGACCCCCGGTTCAACGTCAAGTACCGGGACGACAAGAGCTACCCGTATCTCGCCGTGACGATGAACGAGGAGTTCCCGCGCGTCCAGGTCCTGCGCGGCCACAAGAAGAAGGGCGTGCGCTACTTCGGGCCGTACGCGCACGCGTGGGCGATCCGCGAGACCGTCGACCTGATGCTGCGGGTCTTCCCCGTGCGGACCTGTTCCGCGGGTGTCTTCCGCAACGCCGCCTCCGCCGGGCGGCCCTGTCTCCTCGGGTACATCGGCAAGTGCTCGGCGCCCTGTGTCGGCCGGGTCACCCCGCAGGAGCACCGCGAACTGGCCGAGGAGTTCAGCGACTTCATGGCCGGCCGTACGGGTACGTACATCCGTCGGCTGGAGAAGCAGATGATGCTCGCGGCCGAGGACATGGAGTACGAGAGGGCCGGGCGGCTCCGCGACGACATAGAGGCGCTGCGCAGGGCCATGGAGAAGAGCGCGGTCGTGCTCGCCGACGCCACCGACGCCGACCTGATCGCCCTCGCCGAGGACGAGCTGGAGGCCGCCGTGCAGATCTTCCACGTGCGGGGCGGACGCGTCCGCGGCCAGCGCGGCTGGGTCACCGACAAGGTCGAGGCCGTCGACACGGCCGGACTCGTCGAGCACGCGCTCCAGCAGCTGTACGGCGAGGAGACCGGGGACTCGGTGCCCAAGGAGGTCCTCGTCCCGGCGCTGCCCGAGGACGCCGAGGCCGTCACCGCCTGGCTCTCCGGCCGCCGCGGGTCCAACGTCTCGCTGCGCATCCCGCAGCGCGGCGACAAGAAGGACCTGATGGAGACCGTCGCGCGCAACGCCCAGCAGGCGCTCGTGCTGCACAAGACGAAGCGCGCCAGCGATCTGACCACCCGCTCCCGGGCCCTGGAGGAGATCGCCGAGGCCCTGGACCTGGACTCGGCGCCGCTGCGGATCGAGTGCTTCGACATCTCGCACCTCCAGGGCGAGGACGTGGTGGCCTCGATGGTGGTCTTCGAGGACGGGCTGCCCCGCAAGAGCGAGTACCGCCGCTTCCAGATCAAGGGCTTCGAGGGCCAGGACGACGTCCGGTCCATGCACGAGGTGATCGGGCGGCGCTTCAAGCGCTATCTCGCCGAGAAGGAGAAGACGGGGGAGTGGGACCCCGAGGGCGTCGTGGAGGACCCGGAGGAGAGCGGGCGGCCCAAGCGCTTCGCGTACCCGCCGCAGCTCGTCGTCGTCGACGGCGGGCAGCCGCAGGTCGCGGCGGCCCGGCGCGCCCTCGACGAGCTGGGGATCTCCGACATCGCGGTCTGCGGGCTCGCCAAGCGTCTGGAGGAGGTGTGGCTGCCCGGCGACGACGACCCGGTGGTGCTGCCCCGCTCCAGCGAGGGCCTCTACCTCCTCCAGCGGGTACGTGACACGGCTCACGACTTCGCCATCCGTTACCAGCGGTCCAAGCGGGCCAAACGCATCCGGACCAGCCCTCTCGACGCGGTGCCCGGCCTCGGTGACACGCGGAAACAGGCGTTGATCAAGCATTTCGGCTCGGTGAAGCGGCTCCGGCAGGCGACAATCGAGCAGATCTGCGAGGTCCCCGGCATGGGCCGGAAGACCGCGGAGGCGGTCGTCGTGGCCCTCGCACAGGCGGCCCCGGCCGCACCCGCCGTGAACACGGCGACAGGAGAGATCATGGAAGACGACGGGGGCGGCACGGCATGA
- a CDS encoding MFS transporter, producing the protein MGRLAAASLVGTAIEFFDFFVYGTAAALVLGPLFFPTFSPLAGTLAAFGTFAIGFVSRPLGSVLFGHVGDRYGRRPVLFASLLLTGCATVAVGCVPTYETIGIAAPVLLLVLRFLQGLGLGGEWGGAVLLTAEHAPENRRALWSSFPQIGPSIGFLLANGVMLALSAGLSDAEFRSWGWRVPFWAAGLLAAVGLLLRSSLAETPQFEKLSAAGQTAGAPLAEVARDHWRLVLLTAGALAVGYATFYAVSTWALAYGTERLGVSSTVMLTCVMAAVAIKGAVTPFVAVLSDRWGRRPLCLAGCAASALWMFPMVALLHTARPFLMFLGFLGALLAFITMFAVVAAYLPELYEPRVRCTGAAVGYNLAGVLGGALTPLVATALSDGGSGPPWGVAAYLTVVALVSLGCFALLPETRPVKAGQPAELEPASA; encoded by the coding sequence ATGGGACGGCTCGCCGCCGCCTCCCTCGTCGGCACCGCCATCGAGTTCTTCGACTTCTTCGTCTACGGGACCGCCGCCGCCCTCGTCCTGGGGCCGCTCTTCTTCCCGACCTTCTCCCCGCTCGCCGGGACCCTGGCCGCTTTCGGCACCTTCGCCATCGGCTTCGTGTCGCGGCCGCTCGGCTCGGTCCTCTTCGGCCATGTCGGCGACCGGTACGGACGGCGCCCGGTCCTCTTCGCCTCGCTGCTCCTGACCGGCTGCGCCACGGTCGCGGTGGGCTGTGTCCCCACGTACGAGACGATCGGCATCGCCGCACCCGTACTGCTGCTCGTGCTCCGCTTCCTCCAGGGCCTGGGCCTCGGCGGCGAGTGGGGCGGGGCCGTCCTGCTCACCGCCGAGCACGCCCCGGAGAACCGCCGCGCGCTCTGGTCGAGCTTCCCGCAGATCGGCCCGTCGATCGGCTTCCTCCTGGCGAACGGGGTGATGCTGGCCCTCTCGGCCGGCCTGAGCGACGCCGAGTTCCGCTCCTGGGGCTGGCGGGTGCCGTTCTGGGCGGCCGGTCTGCTCGCGGCGGTCGGGCTGCTGCTGCGCTCCTCGCTCGCGGAGACCCCGCAGTTCGAGAAGCTGTCCGCGGCCGGGCAGACCGCGGGCGCTCCGCTGGCCGAGGTCGCCCGCGACCACTGGCGGCTCGTGCTGCTGACGGCCGGGGCGCTCGCGGTCGGGTACGCGACCTTCTACGCGGTCTCCACCTGGGCCCTGGCCTACGGCACCGAGCGGCTCGGGGTGAGCAGCACGGTGATGCTGACCTGTGTCATGGCGGCGGTCGCGATCAAGGGTGCGGTCACGCCGTTCGTCGCGGTGCTGTCCGACCGCTGGGGCCGCAGGCCGCTGTGTCTGGCGGGGTGCGCGGCCTCGGCGCTGTGGATGTTCCCGATGGTGGCGCTGCTGCACACGGCGCGCCCGTTCCTGATGTTCCTGGGCTTCCTGGGGGCGCTGCTCGCCTTCATCACCATGTTCGCGGTGGTGGCCGCGTATCTCCCGGAGCTGTACGAGCCCCGCGTCCGCTGCACCGGGGCCGCCGTCGGCTACAACCTCGCCGGTGTCCTGGGCGGCGCCCTCACCCCGCTGGTCGCCACCGCCCTCTCCGACGGCGGTTCGGGTCCGCCATGGGGCGTCGCGGCCTATCTGACCGTGGTCGCCCTGGTCAGCCTCGGCTGCTTCGCCCTGCTCCCGGAGACCCGGCCGGTCAAGGCCGGGCAGCCGGCGGAACTCGAACCCGCCTCGGCCTGA
- the uvrA gene encoding excinuclease ABC subunit UvrA yields MADRLIVRGAREHNLKNVSLDLPRDSLIVFTGLSGSGKSSLAFDTIFAEGQRRYVESLSSYARQFLGQMDKPDVDFIEGLSPAVSIDQKSTSRNPRSTVGTITEVYDYLRLLFARIGKPHCPECRRPISRQSPQAIVDKVLELPEGSRFQVLSPLVRERKGEFVDLFADLQTKGYSRARVDGVTVQLSEPPTLKKQEKHTIEVVVDRLTVKDSAKRRLTDSVETALGLSGGMVVLDFVDLAEDDPERERMYSEHLYCPYDDLSFEELEPRSFSFNSPFGACPDCTGIGTRMEVDPELIVPDEDKSLDEGAIHPWSHGHTKEYFGRLIGGLSQALGFSTDMPYAGLPQRAKKALMYGHKTQVEVRYRNRYGRERAYTTPAFEGAVSFVKRRHTEAESDSSRERFEGYMREVPCPTCEGTRLKPIVLAVTVMEKSIAEVAAMSISDCAEFLSRLTLNARDKKIAERVLKEVNERLRFLVDVGLDYLSLNRAAGTLSGGEAQRIRLATQIGSGLVGVLYVLDEPSIGLHQRDNHRLIETLVRLRDMGNTLIVVEHDEDTIKVADWVVDIGPGAGEHGGRVVHSGTMKELLANEESITGQYLSGRREIPTPDIRRPVDPGRRLTVHGARENNLQDIDVSFPLGVLTAVTGVSGSGKSTLVNDILYTHLARELNGAKSVPGRHTRVDGDDLVDKVVHVDQSPIGRTPRSNPATYTGVFDHVRKLFAETMEAKVRGYLPGRFSFNVKGGRCENCSGDGTIKIEMNFLPDVYVPCEVCHGDRYNRETLEVHYKGKSIAEVLNMPIEEALDFFEAVPTIARHLRTLNEVGLGYVRLGQSAPTLSGGEAQRVKLASELQKRSTGRTVYVLDEPTTGLHFDDISKLIKVLSGLVDKGNSVIVIEHNLDVIKTADWLIDMGPEGGNGGGLVVAEGTPEEVASVPASHTGKFLREILGADRISDAGVTVPAARGARKTAAKKAPAKKAAATKAAAPVKKTATKTAATKATATKAAAKKATTRARKA; encoded by the coding sequence GTGGCCGACCGTCTCATCGTCCGTGGCGCTCGTGAGCACAACCTCAAGAACGTCTCGCTCGACCTCCCGCGTGACTCCCTGATCGTCTTCACCGGGCTCTCGGGATCGGGCAAGTCCTCCCTCGCGTTCGACACGATCTTCGCCGAGGGGCAGCGCCGCTACGTCGAGTCGCTCTCCTCGTACGCCCGGCAGTTCCTCGGTCAGATGGACAAGCCGGACGTCGACTTCATCGAAGGTCTGTCGCCCGCCGTCTCCATCGACCAGAAGTCGACCTCGCGCAACCCGCGCTCGACGGTCGGCACCATCACGGAGGTCTACGACTACCTCCGGCTGCTCTTCGCCCGCATCGGCAAGCCGCACTGCCCCGAGTGCCGGCGTCCGATCTCCCGCCAGTCGCCGCAGGCCATCGTCGACAAGGTCCTGGAGCTCCCCGAGGGCAGCCGCTTCCAGGTGCTCTCCCCGCTCGTGCGCGAGCGCAAGGGCGAGTTCGTCGACCTCTTCGCCGACCTCCAGACCAAGGGCTACAGTCGCGCCCGCGTCGACGGCGTGACCGTACAGCTGAGCGAACCGCCGACGCTGAAGAAGCAGGAAAAGCACACGATCGAGGTAGTCGTCGACCGCCTCACCGTGAAGGACAGCGCCAAGCGCCGCCTCACCGACTCCGTCGAGACCGCGCTCGGACTCTCCGGCGGCATGGTCGTGCTCGACTTCGTCGACCTCGCCGAGGACGACCCCGAGCGCGAGCGGATGTACTCGGAGCACCTCTACTGCCCGTACGACGACCTGTCCTTCGAGGAGCTGGAGCCGCGCTCCTTCTCCTTCAACTCGCCCTTCGGCGCCTGCCCCGACTGCACCGGCATCGGCACCCGCATGGAGGTCGACCCGGAGCTGATCGTCCCCGACGAGGACAAGTCCCTCGACGAGGGCGCCATCCACCCCTGGTCGCACGGCCACACCAAGGAGTACTTCGGCCGGCTCATCGGCGGTCTGTCGCAGGCCCTCGGCTTCAGCACGGACATGCCGTACGCGGGACTGCCGCAGCGCGCCAAGAAGGCCCTGATGTACGGGCACAAGACCCAGGTCGAGGTCCGCTACCGCAACCGGTACGGACGGGAGCGGGCGTACACCACCCCGGCCTTCGAAGGTGCCGTCTCCTTCGTCAAGCGGCGCCACACCGAGGCCGAGAGCGACTCCAGCCGCGAGCGCTTCGAGGGCTACATGCGCGAGGTGCCCTGCCCCACCTGTGAGGGCACCCGCCTCAAGCCGATCGTCCTCGCGGTCACGGTCATGGAGAAGTCCATCGCCGAGGTCGCCGCGATGTCGATCAGCGACTGCGCCGAGTTCCTCTCCCGCCTCACGCTGAACGCCCGCGACAAGAAGATCGCCGAGCGGGTCCTCAAGGAGGTCAACGAGCGGCTGCGCTTCCTCGTCGACGTCGGCCTCGACTACCTCTCGCTCAACCGCGCCGCGGGCACCCTCTCCGGCGGCGAGGCCCAGCGCATCCGTCTCGCCACCCAGATCGGCTCCGGCCTGGTCGGCGTGCTGTACGTGCTCGACGAGCCGTCCATCGGCCTGCACCAGCGCGACAACCACCGGCTCATCGAGACCCTCGTACGGCTCCGGGACATGGGCAACACGCTCATCGTCGTCGAGCACGACGAGGACACCATCAAGGTCGCCGACTGGGTCGTCGACATCGGCCCCGGCGCCGGTGAGCACGGCGGCAGGGTCGTCCACTCCGGCACCATGAAGGAGCTCCTCGCCAACGAGGAGTCGATCACCGGGCAGTACCTGTCCGGCCGCCGGGAGATCCCCACCCCGGACATCCGCCGCCCGGTCGACCCCGGCCGTCGGCTCACCGTCCACGGGGCCCGCGAGAACAACCTGCAGGACATCGACGTCTCCTTCCCGCTGGGCGTCCTCACCGCCGTCACCGGCGTCTCCGGCTCCGGCAAGTCGACCCTGGTCAACGACATCCTCTACACCCACCTCGCGCGCGAGCTGAACGGCGCCAAGTCGGTGCCCGGCCGGCACACGCGCGTGGACGGCGACGACCTCGTCGACAAGGTCGTGCACGTCGACCAGTCCCCGATCGGCCGCACCCCCCGGTCGAACCCGGCGACGTACACCGGCGTCTTCGACCACGTCCGCAAGCTCTTCGCCGAGACGATGGAGGCCAAGGTCCGGGGCTACCTGCCCGGCCGGTTCTCCTTCAACGTCAAGGGCGGCCGCTGCGAGAACTGCTCCGGCGACGGCACGATCAAGATCGAGATGAACTTCCTCCCGGACGTCTACGTCCCGTGCGAGGTCTGCCACGGCGACCGGTACAACCGGGAGACCCTGGAGGTCCACTACAAGGGCAAGTCCATCGCCGAAGTCCTGAACATGCCGATCGAGGAGGCCCTGGACTTCTTCGAGGCCGTCCCGACCATCGCGCGCCATCTGCGCACGCTCAACGAGGTCGGCCTCGGGTACGTCCGGCTCGGCCAGTCCGCGCCGACGCTCTCGGGCGGTGAGGCGCAGCGCGTGAAGCTCGCCTCCGAGCTCCAGAAGCGCTCGACGGGCCGCACGGTCTACGTCCTGGACGAGCCGACCACCGGTCTGCACTTCGACGACATCTCGAAGCTGATCAAGGTGCTCTCCGGTCTGGTCGACAAGGGCAACTCGGTGATCGTCATCGAGCACAACCTCGATGTCATCAAGACCGCCGACTGGCTCATCGACATGGGCCCCGAGGGTGGCAACGGCGGCGGCCTGGTCGTCGCCGAGGGCACGCCGGAGGAGGTCGCCTCGGTTCCGGCGAGCCACACCGGCAAGTTCCTCCGCGAGATCCTCGGCGCGGACCGGATCAGCGACGCCGGGGTAACCGTTCCGGCAGCCCGCGGCGCGCGGAAGACGGCGGCCAAGAAGGCCCCGGCGAAGAAGGCCGCGGCCACCAAGGCAGCCGCCCCGGTGAAGAAGACGGCCACCAAGACGGCCGCGACCAAGGCGACCGCCACGAAGGCCGCCGCGAAGAAGGCGACGACGCGGGCCCGCAAGGCCTGA
- a CDS encoding MBL fold metallo-hydrolase, with the protein MTYSGVVKVGGAADVHELTDLMISKVAVGPMDNNAYLLRCRATGEQLLIDAANDADTLLTLIGDDGIKAVVTTHRHGDHWQALADVVGATGARTYAGAYDAEGIPVATDVTVEDGDTIRVGRVELTARHLVGHTPGSIALVYDDPHGHPHVFTGDCLFPGGVGNTWKDPKAFASLIHDVETKLFEVLPDESWIYPGHGRDTTLGDERPHLAEWRERGW; encoded by the coding sequence ATGACGTACAGCGGAGTGGTGAAGGTCGGCGGGGCGGCGGACGTGCACGAGCTGACGGACCTGATGATCTCGAAGGTCGCGGTCGGCCCGATGGACAACAACGCGTATCTGCTGCGCTGCCGGGCGACCGGCGAGCAGCTGCTGATCGACGCGGCCAACGACGCGGACACCCTCCTCACGCTGATCGGTGACGACGGCATCAAGGCCGTCGTCACCACCCACCGGCACGGCGACCACTGGCAGGCGCTCGCCGACGTGGTCGGGGCGACCGGCGCCCGGACGTACGCGGGCGCGTACGACGCGGAGGGCATCCCGGTCGCGACCGACGTGACCGTCGAGGACGGCGACACGATCCGGGTGGGCCGGGTCGAGCTGACCGCCCGGCACCTGGTCGGCCACACCCCTGGCTCGATCGCCCTCGTCTACGACGACCCGCACGGCCATCCGCACGTCTTCACCGGCGACTGCCTCTTCCCCGGCGGGGTGGGCAACACCTGGAAGGACCCGAAGGCCTTCGCGAGCCTGATCCACGACGTGGAGACCAAGCTCTTCGAGGTCCTGCCGGACGAGTCCTGGATCTATCCGGGCCACGGCAGGGACACCACGCTCGGTGACGAGCGCCCGCACCTCGCGGAGTGGCGCGAGCGCGGCTGGTGA
- a CDS encoding maleylpyruvate isomerase family mycothiol-dependent enzyme, translating to MIDHERDLAHVREATERLLNAAASLDNAAAAEPSRLPGWTRGHVLAHVARNADALVNVLQGRPMYADAATRDADIERDSGRPLDVQLADLRETADRFQAAGAEPADWSRTVELRNGVTDSASRIPFRRWVEVALHHVDLGVGHELEDLPEEFVQREIDFLTERFKGLESVPATVLRADDGRGWTTGGTSGGISVMGPATEFLGWLAGRRDGSTLKTEGGPLPELPPL from the coding sequence ATGATCGACCACGAACGCGACCTTGCTCACGTACGCGAAGCGACCGAGAGGCTGCTGAACGCGGCCGCTTCCCTGGACAACGCGGCGGCGGCCGAGCCGTCACGGCTTCCCGGCTGGACCCGCGGCCACGTGCTCGCCCACGTCGCCCGCAACGCCGACGCCCTGGTGAACGTCCTCCAGGGCCGACCCATGTACGCGGACGCCGCGACCCGCGACGCCGACATCGAGCGCGACTCCGGCCGCCCGCTCGACGTCCAGCTCGCCGACCTGCGCGAAACCGCCGACCGGTTCCAGGCCGCGGGCGCCGAGCCCGCCGACTGGAGTCGTACGGTCGAGCTCCGCAACGGCGTCACGGACAGCGCCTCCCGCATCCCGTTCCGGCGCTGGGTGGAGGTCGCCCTGCACCACGTCGACCTGGGCGTCGGCCATGAGCTGGAGGACCTGCCGGAGGAGTTCGTCCAGCGCGAGATCGACTTCCTGACCGAGCGCTTCAAGGGTCTGGAGAGCGTCCCCGCGACCGTCCTGCGGGCCGATGACGGGCGGGGCTGGACCACCGGCGGCACGTCCGGCGGCATCTCCGTCATGGGCCCGGCCACCGAGTTCCTCGGCTGGCTCGCCGGCCGCCGCGACGGCTCCACCCTGAAGACCGAGGGCGGCCCCCTGCCGGAGCTTCCGCCGCTGTAG
- a CDS encoding papain-like cysteine protease family protein yields the protein MRRRKLNLAALAAAALFLVPTTSASAAPAGEDAAALGSKRLNITMQAQQKTNWCWAAGGNTIATWFGRNYSQNQFCNAAFNRQQGYDCPNNQATLGNVQTGLSWAGINPGSYVTGWLRYSTVQTEINADRPVETRIQWSSGGGHMHVVYGYDDADSWVYWGDPWPSSDRYNWASHAWYVDNNSFSWTHSLYRIGA from the coding sequence ATGCGCAGAAGAAAGCTGAACCTCGCGGCACTCGCCGCAGCCGCCCTCTTTCTCGTCCCCACCACCTCGGCGTCCGCCGCACCCGCCGGCGAGGACGCCGCCGCCCTCGGCTCCAAGCGGCTGAACATCACCATGCAGGCCCAGCAGAAGACCAACTGGTGCTGGGCGGCCGGCGGCAACACCATCGCCACCTGGTTCGGCCGGAACTACAGCCAGAACCAGTTCTGCAACGCCGCCTTCAACCGCCAGCAGGGCTATGACTGCCCCAACAACCAGGCCACCCTCGGCAACGTCCAGACCGGACTGAGCTGGGCCGGCATCAACCCCGGCTCGTACGTGACCGGCTGGCTGCGCTACTCCACCGTCCAGACCGAGATCAACGCCGACCGGCCCGTTGAGACCCGCATCCAGTGGTCGAGCGGCGGCGGTCACATGCACGTCGTCTACGGCTACGACGACGCCGACAGCTGGGTCTACTGGGGCGACCCCTGGCCCTCCAGCGACCGCTACAACTGGGCCTCGCACGCCTGGTACGTCGACAACAACTCCTTCTCCTGGACCCACTCGCTCTACCGGATCGGGGCGTGA
- a CDS encoding TerC family protein: MDVSMTLWVLTILGLGALIGADFFIGRKPHDVSVKEAGIWTIVWIVLAGLFGLGLLFFGNAQASGEFFAGYITEKSLSVDNLFVFVLIMAKFAVPSHLQQRVLLVGVVIALVLRTIFIAAGAAVIANFSWVFYIFGAFLIYTAWKLIQEARADEDEDDWEENRLLKSVEKKFGVADRYHGTKLFIRSNGKRIMTPLMVVMLAIGTTDILFALDSIPAIFGLTQDPYIVFTANAFALMGLRQLYFLIGGLLKKLVHLSYGLSVILGFIGVKLVLHALHESGVHVPEISIPFSLAVIGGVLVVTTITSLIASKRQAARDAAAGVTEAESVTGAEGATDVDDAKKDSIGA, translated from the coding sequence GTGGACGTTTCAATGACCCTTTGGGTACTGACCATTCTCGGTCTGGGTGCCCTGATCGGTGCCGACTTCTTCATCGGGCGCAAGCCCCATGACGTGTCGGTCAAGGAAGCCGGAATCTGGACGATCGTCTGGATCGTCCTGGCCGGACTCTTCGGACTCGGCCTGCTGTTCTTCGGCAACGCCCAGGCGTCCGGCGAGTTCTTCGCCGGCTACATCACCGAGAAGTCGCTCAGTGTCGACAACCTCTTCGTCTTCGTCCTGATCATGGCGAAGTTCGCGGTCCCCTCCCACCTCCAGCAGCGCGTGCTGCTCGTGGGCGTGGTGATCGCCCTGGTGCTCCGCACGATCTTCATCGCCGCGGGCGCCGCGGTCATCGCGAACTTCTCCTGGGTCTTCTACATCTTCGGCGCGTTCCTGATCTACACCGCCTGGAAGCTCATCCAGGAGGCGCGCGCCGACGAGGACGAGGACGACTGGGAGGAGAACCGTCTCCTCAAGAGCGTCGAGAAGAAGTTCGGCGTCGCCGACCGGTACCACGGCACCAAGCTGTTCATCCGGAGCAACGGCAAGCGGATCATGACCCCGCTGATGGTCGTCATGCTTGCCATCGGCACCACCGACATCCTCTTCGCCCTCGACTCCATCCCGGCGATCTTCGGCCTCACCCAGGACCCGTACATCGTCTTCACCGCCAACGCCTTCGCCCTCATGGGTCTGCGACAGCTGTACTTCCTGATCGGCGGCCTGCTCAAGAAGCTGGTCCACCTCAGCTACGGCCTGTCGGTGATCCTCGGCTTCATCGGCGTCAAGCTCGTGCTGCACGCCCTGCACGAGTCCGGGGTGCACGTCCCGGAGATCTCCATCCCGTTCTCTCTCGCCGTCATCGGCGGTGTCCTGGTCGTCACCACGATCACCAGCCTGATCGCCTCCAAGAGGCAGGCGGCGCGGGACGCGGCCGCCGGCGTGACCGAGGCCGAGAGTGTGACCGGCGCCGAGGGCGCGACCGACGTCGACGACGCCAAGAAGGACAGCATCGGCGCCTGA